From Lolium perenne isolate Kyuss_39 chromosome 5, Kyuss_2.0, whole genome shotgun sequence, a single genomic window includes:
- the LOC127299610 gene encoding peroxidase 43 has protein sequence MANGILLTRAPAALTVAFLLLLGTVGVSVNGQLQFGYYSDECPGAEDIVTAVVQQAAASDATILPALVRLQFHDCFVRGCDASVLITSTGSAAEVNNNKHQGLRGQDVIEAAKAAIEDQCPGVVSCADIIALASRDAIAMTNGPSFQVPTGRRDGLSSNLRDADVLPDVSDSIQVLRNKFAASGLNDRDLVLLTAAHTIGTTACFFVKDRLYGYRGGAGSDPSIPAPFLSELKSRCAPGDFNTRLPLDRGSEFSFDDNIYRNIRAGLVPIASDAALDASNATAGLVASYLGAAAPSFAQDFVGAMVKMGTIGAITGDAGEVRDVCWSFNAN, from the exons ATGGCTAACGGCATCCTTCTGACAAGGGCGCCGGCAGCACTAACGGTGGCGTTCCTGCTGCTCCTCGGAACAGTCGGCGTCTCCGTGAACGGTCAGCTCCAGTTCGGGTACTACTCCGATGAGTGCCCTGGCGCCGAGGATATCGTCACCGCCGTCGTCCAGCAGGCCGCTGCCTCCGACGCCACCATCCTCCCCGCACTCGTGCGCCTCCAGTTCCACGACTGCTTCGTTAGG GGCTGCGACGCGTCGGTGCTGATCACGAGCACGGGCAGCGCTGCGGAGGTGAACAACAACAAGCACCAGGGCCTCCGCGGCCAAGACGTCATCGAAGCCGCCAAGGCGGCGATCGAGGATCAGTGCCCCGGCGTCGTCTCCTGCGCCGACATCATCGCCCTCGCCTCCcgggacgccattgccatg ACGAACGGGCCGTCGTTCCAGGTGCCGACGGGGCGGCGGGACGGGCTGTCGTCGAACCTCCGCGACGCCGACGTGCTGCCGGACGTCAGCGACTCCATCCAGGTGCTCCGCAACAAGTTCGCCGCCAGTGGCCTCAACGACCGCGACCTTGTCCTCCTCACAG CGGCGCACACCATCGGCACGACGGCGTGCTTCTTCGTCAAGGACCGGCTGTACGGCTACCGCGGCGGCGCGGGGTCGGACCCGTCGATCCCGGCGCCGTTCCTGTCGGAGCTCAAGTCCCGGTGCGCGCCTGGCGACTTCAACACGCGCCTGCCGCTGGACCGCGGCAGCGAGTTCAGCTTCGACGACAACATCTACCGCAACATCCGGGCCGGCCTCGTCCCCATCGCCTCCGACGCGGCGCTCGACGCCAGCAACGCCACCGCCGGGCTCGTCGCGTCCTACCTCGGCGCCGCGGCACCCAGCTTCGCGCAGGACTTCGTGGGCGCCATGGTCAAGATGGGCACCATCGGCGCCATCACCGGCGACGCCGGCGAGGTCAGGGACGTCTGCTGGTCCTTCAACGCCAACTGA